The sequence tggccagtgctgcagtcttaggatcagaggcattgccattccaaagacatagattattagtttgacagtttgcagtgtgtgcagcaacattgattggcccaaatgtttagaaaatttgggcctagggtagtatataatatgtctatctcatatccaactgcaaatttatccaactttaggctatgttcacacggagtattttgcaggaggaatatctgcctcaaaattccgtttggaagttttaggcagattttcctctccctgcacacccataaaacactgcgaaatacgctttatctgcctcccattgaagtcaatgggaggtcagaggcggaagcgcccgaagatagggcatgtcgcttctttttaccgcgaggcagttttactgctcgcgggaaaaagacgccgacgcctcccattgaaataaatgggaggcattttcgggccgtttttgctgagttttgcgatgcggtttccacgtcaaaaaactcggcaaaatactctgtgtgaacatagccttagatcagatacactcatggttcacaatagatattgtatatttcttctcacctttccccccatattccaggtggcaacgtataatctcagccgtctatttgggaaacagcgatccagttctttagcgccaatcacagcgctgctgcccaagctcctgattgcgctcttcttggcgttctttgagccaatgtcacaaggtttgctgtgacttggatcgctgcatttttcggctggcatatctttgatgttggaaaacttctggagtgagatgttaggttcctccatagttggtatctctttcatcagatttccattatcaggaatctgagacacatgatatttttttgattttttccaaaagggcatggttggttaataacccgggtgcaaaactgcaccaatgtccgtggtagaaaagcaggcgacagtaaagattgaatttaactaatcgcctctagttctctgaaaataggacaaatcgctgaccgtaaaagcaacacagtaatccaacagtgtcaatccaacagcaagatctagaataaccagaaaaagaaatagttagggaaaacttaaagaaaaccagctgtagaaattagttataaaaggggtattccaactacAGGATCTAGACAATCAGAagtgtttgaagatcacattgcttggggtcttggggcttggaccccctgtgaatgacattgcttggggtttggattctggaacaatgtattggttgttgaattgaccatacggtatgacatttccggggtttatgtaatttttatatgagatactaactataatttagaacctctgtcgtttgttatagacattattacattttatatatatatatatatatatagagagaagcgtagaacacagcaacggcaccaggacttcagagtagatgaaagcaaaaagtggatttattcacctcagtaaagcaacgtttcgtttcaacaggaacctttctcaagccataaaaaactaaacaaagtgccaagtatttataggaggagcatacatacaTCACTAATAAAGCAATAAAATGCATAATTCCATCAAAACATGTACAAAAGTGTATATTAATGTTATAGAAAAACATTCATAAAGTGCACACAATCCTTCCATTGTAAAACCTATTAGAACAATTCAATATATATGCATGGTGTGGTgacaataataaaaaacactgtaagtGGAAGCAATAAGggataattggaagcaggcagaagctcATTATGTTTAAGTGGTAGTGTACTTACTGTAAGCCGTTCAGTCATGCACAAAATAGGGAAATGCGCCTGACACACTCGTGtgtgtctactgcgcatgtcccaagatggcgtCCGCACCGGATATtgagtccggtggaacgcatccaaCATCAAAgaccccactgcgcatgcgccatgacggaacatgcgttccacctctTCTGCGCACGCGCCAGCCGGGATTTTGAATAACATATAGAGCGGGGAATGCTAGTGAAAGCACTAGATCTATACTTGGATAAAGTTCGTATCCTGGTTTATGTTGTCCATCCCCCAGAACATTGCCTGGGTTTTGGACCATAATCACCATAGATACGAACCAATACAAGCAGTGTGGTTTGCTGCCCCCTAGCGGAAAAGACCTGGATATACATGTCCTATTTACTTAATGTAATTTTGACTATAATCACTAATGGGGCAAAATACAGATTTTATATTATAGAAAAATCCTCCAACAGGGATAAAATATTCCCAATCTATCTAGATAAGGGAGGGAAAGGAACAAAACGCATCTGTCAAAATAAGACAGTATGCGTCAAATATTTAATGATAGGCCCACATTAGAACAGAAATGAATATAGATACCAAAAGAGGAAATACAGACAACCACAGTATAAGAACTATAACGTCCACCTAGACAATTATTTTAGATCCATGCTATTTCTAAATGGACTAACACATATACGCTCAATAAATGTCCATTCCAAACATGACATAAAcgtttttttgaaaaaacaggaagacttctgccgctttccaatgtCTCTCAAAGATTGCTTG is a genomic window of Rhinoderma darwinii isolate aRhiDar2 chromosome 7, aRhiDar2.hap1, whole genome shotgun sequence containing:
- the LOC142657466 gene encoding phosphatidylinositol polyphosphate 5-phosphatase type IV-like, with product MPFWKKSKKYHVSQIPDNGNLMKEIPTMEEPNISLQKFSNIKDMPAEKCSDPSHSKPCDIGSKNAKKSAIRSLGSSAVIGAKELDRCFPNRRLRLYVATWNMGGKEFPQNLEDLLLPSDDTKDIYVIGVQEGCPNRREWEIKLQDTLGPHYVLYHSSGLGVLYLTIFIRRELIWFCSGKIHFLTFT